The following nucleotide sequence is from Pedobacter sp. PACM 27299.
GAGCATTAACGGAGGAGTAAGAAACCTGTTAGATGTGACCAGAATCCGCGCTACTGGTGTAGAAGAGGGTGCACATACGAATGATGGCAGCAATCCATTTGGCTATGGACGTTCTTACTTCCTGGGATTAACAATGAACTGGGCTAAAAAATAAACCAATTAAAAATAAAAATATTATGAAAAAAGTTTTCCATTTCCTTTTGATGATCTCCCTGATGGCAACGGCGGTTTCCTGCAAAAAGTCGGATCCACCATTGCCAGATAATACGATCAATTTTGAAGCTGCCAAGCAAGGTTTAGAGGCTGCAGCTTCAGAAGCAGTTTTGAAAATCAACCTAGCCAGAGCAGCAGATGCTGCTGTAGCGGTAACGGTTAATCTTCAAGGAACTGGTTTAACTTACGGAACAGAATATACCACTGAGCCAGCAGCAACTTCAAATACTTTGACATTGAGCATTCCAGCTGGTTCAACCAGTGTTTCATTTAAAGTGAAAAAAGTAGCCAATGCCATACTAAATGGAACAGAAACCATTGCCTTTACTATTGGCGCTGCCGGAAGTCCAGCAGTAATGGGCAGTACAGTGAAAACAGAACTGGCTTTCTCTTCAATTACTTCTGAAGGATCTCAATTGACGCTGAAAGGAATTTTCGGAACTGAGGCTGGAAGCAGTGCATTAAATTCAGTGTATGTTGATTTAAGCAGCAACTCAATGGTCAATGTGAAAAGAGATGCATGGGTGCTTGGTTTTGCTTCCGGAGCTGATTTCAGAGTAAGATTGAACAATACCAATGGAACTTCAGCAATCAAACTAGCGGCTAAAACCGATCTGAATACCGTAACTGCTTCGGATGTAGTATTGGATGACCTGGCTATTGCCTTAGGTACCTCTGAATCTGCTACAGACCATCCGTTTGTGAATATCGACAATGTTTATGGTGATGTGACTAAAGATGTGATTGCCAATGTTTCTGCGACTGATGCAGACAATAAAGTATATATCGTAAATCCTTCCGGAGGCAGTCATATTTCAGTATTGTCATTAGACAACTTATTGAAAATTCGTGTGCTGAGAAAAGGAACAGGATATACCTTACAGTATGCGAAATTGAAAGAAACCACTTTCAAAACGATTGATCTGGTTAAAGATGCAGCAAATAACTATGTGTTTGTTGATTTTAGCGATGTGGCGAAAGTAGTGAACGTAGAGCCTGCAAAAGCGAAATGGGATCTGGTTTGGACCTGGTCTATCTATTATGGAGCAGCAGGGGCAACGACTTATCCTTACGGCTTCTCTGATATTGTTTTTGTAAACAATGTGGGTGGTGTTCAGGCTGCACAGGTGGCGACAAGCACTGTGACTTTTGCCAACTATAAAGAAAGCAACATTGCAACGACGACTTTCAAAGCAGATCGTAATGTTATTGGTTCAGACTGGCGTTCTACCAGTCCTGCAACAGGAGTTAAATCGGACCGTTTCTATGTGATTAAAGACGGTTCAGGAAATGTATATAAACTGAGATTCATCTCAATGGGTGCTGGTGATGGCGGTAAACGCGGTGAGCCAGTGATTGAGTATGTACTCGTTAAGAAGGGCTAAAATTTGGTTAGTTTAGGTTGTAGGAAGCTTCCGGTGGATGCCGGAAGCTCACCTTTTTTCGTAGCTCATTCAGATTTTAAAAAGAAAAATATGAAATATAAACTGATTATTTTGTGCTGTAGCGTATGGGCACTGAGTGCCTGTAATGCCGGTGCAGACAAAAAAACATCCGATCAGCAGCTGGATAGTGTCAAAATTGTTTCCCTAAATGGAACGATTTCTGAGATTGTTGCCGGCCTTGGTCTGGAGAAAAATATTGTAGGGACAGATATCACCAGCAATTATCCGGAGAGCCTGAAAAGCAAGCCTAAAGTAGGACACAACCGGAGAATTAATGCAGAAGGTGTATTATCCCTACAACCAAATATCGTAATAGGCATGGCGAAAGAAATGAGCCCGCAGCTGGCTACGCAGTTTAAAGCAGCAGGAATCCGATTGATCCTTTTCGATCAGGAGTTTACTGCAGAAGGCACAAAAAAGTTGATCCATGCGGTGGCAGATAGCCTTCAGTATACGGCAAAAGCGGATTCACTGGCGAAAGCCTTTGAAACGCAATTGGCCGAAGCGCAAGCGCATGTCAATAACACTAAAAAACCTAAAGTGCTGTTCATTTATGCCCGTGGTACGGGAACAATGATGGTTGGCGGTACAGGAACACCGGTAGAAAAGGTGATTGAAATGGCCGGCGGTGTGAACGCCATCACTGAATTTGAAGAATACAAGCCTTTAACTTCTGAGGCATTGGTGAAAGCAAATCCTGATGTGCTGTTGTTATTTGACGACGGATTAGAAAGTTTAGGAGGTATTCCAGGACTGTTAAAAGTGCAGGGGGTAGCCGAAACCAATGCAGGAAAGAATAAAAGAATAGTAACTATGCAAGGTGAAATGCTGACCAGTTTCGGTCCGCGATTAGGCCAGGCGGTAACTTCATTAGCAGAAAAGATAAAGTGATCAAAAAAACAGGATATATTCTTTTGAGTTTAACCATCGTTTTAATTTTAACGATGGTCATTTCGTCTTGTGTGGGGGCGGTGCCCATTAGTTTTTCTGAATTAATGTCCATCATTGCTTACCATACCGGGCTTTCCGGACATCAGAATTTTGAGTCTCAGCAGGCAGCGGTATTTTTAAACCTGCGCTTGCCAAGGGTGATGCTGGGGGTGTTGATTGGTGCTGCGCTTGGGATTTCCGGTGCTGCTATTCAAGGGCTTTTCAGAAATCCATTGGCAGAACCCGGATTGATTGGTATTTCCTCAGGGGCTACGCTGTTTGCGGTCGTGATGATCGTACTGGAAACTAAAATATTTAAACAATTAACTGGAGTGCTTGGGTTTTACGCTTTGTCGGTAGCAGCATTTATTGGTGCAGCATTAACTACGATGCTGGTGTATCGCATTGCGATGAGAAACGGAAAAACGATCATCACCACTTTGTTGTTGGGTGGAATAGCGATCAATGCCCTGGCAGGAGCATTTACCGGACTCTTAACCTATATGGCTACAGACGCGCAGCTCCGCAACATTACATTTTGGAGTCTGGGCAGTTTAGGTGGTGCAAGCTGGCCAACAGTAACTGCTTTATTGCCTTTTGTATTGATCCCGATATTGGGCTTGCCTTTTTTGTCTAAATCCTTAAATGCACTGGCATTGGGTGAAGCTCAGGCGATGCACATGGGTGTAAATGTGAAGGTGGTAAAGATATTGGTGATTGGTCTGGCTACGATGGCCGTTGGTGCTTCGGTAGCAGTGGCAGGAATTATCGCCTTTATCGGGCTGATTATTCCACATATTTTAAGAATGATGTTTACTGCCGATCATCGCCTGGTTATTCCAGGATCGGCTTTGCTGGGTGCAGCTTTGCTTACCCTTGCGGATTTAATTGCAAGAACAGTAGTTGCACCAGCAGAATTGCCAATAGGCATACTGACTGCTATGATTGGTGCTCCTGTATTTATTTATATCATCATTACGGAAAGAAATAAAACGAACCCATAAATGATCAAGGTAAGAGAACTGAGTTTTAAGGTAGGGAATAAAAAGTTATTGGATAACCTGAGCTTTGACGCCCATAAAGGGGAGTTGCTGGCCATATTAGGAGCCAATGGCGCTGGAAAAAGCACATTGATGAAATTGCTTTGTAAAGAGATCCGCCCTTCTTCAGGAACGATTTCGATCAATGATAAAGCTTTAAATGATTACCGTCTGGAAGACCTGGCAAAAACACGTGCGGTATTGTCGCAGCACAATACTTTGTCGGTTTCTTTTCAGGTGAATGAGCTGGTTTTAATGGGGCGTTACCCTCATTTTAAGCAAAAGCCTACGGAAGAAGATTTCAAGATTGTCCGCGAGGCGATGGAGGAAACAGGGATTACCCATCTGGCTTCCAGAGATTACAACACGCTTTCCGGTGGAGAGCAGCAAAGGGTACAGCTGGCCCGGGTGATTGCACAGATTTACGACAGTCCGAATGCCTGTTTGTTTTTAGATGAGCCCACCAATGGCCTGGATTTATTGTACCAGCAGCAGATTATGGAGCTGGCCAGGAAATTAGCTGACCGCGGTTATTGTGTGGTTTGTATCCTGCATGATATTAATTTTGCTTCCCGTTTTGCAGACCGTATCATGATGCTGAAGCAGGGAAAAAAGGTGGCCGAAGGCTTACCAATAGAAGTGATCAATTGTGAAAATATACACGAAACCTTCAGTATAAAAGTTAAACTGATGGAATGTGAAGGTTATAACTGTCCGCTGGTTGTACCAGCAACGATATTAAAGTAAGAATTATGGAAAAGACATTAGATTTAAAACAGCAATGGGAAGCTTTCAAAGTTGAAAATCCTAAACTAAGAATCAGAGATGCGGCCAGAGCATTAGGCACTGCCGAAGCAGCGCTAATTGCCACCACGGTAGGCGATACCGCCATCCGGTTAAAAGATGAATTCCCTGAAATCCTTCAAGGTGTAGAAGCTTTAGGAAAGGTAATGGCTTTAACACGTAATGACAATTGCGTACACGAACGTAAAGGAGTGTATCATAAAGTGACTTTCCGTGGCTCCATGGGCCTTGCCGTAAATCCTGATATTGACCTGAGGTTGTTCATGAGTCAATGGGCTTCTGGTTTTGCTGTAAATGAAAACAATAGGAAAAGTCTGCAATTCTTTGGGAAAGATGGAGAGGCAGTACATAAAATATACCTGACAGCAGATAGTCTGGAGCCTGCTTATGAGGAGCTAGTGGCTAAATATACGGCTGAAGATCAAAAAACACCAGTAGCAATCAGCGCTGCAAAAGTTCCTGTTGCTGAATTACCAGATGCAGAAATTGAAGTGGAAGTTTTCCAGAAAGCATGGCTGGCATTGGAAGATACACATGATTTTCATGGCCTTTTGAAAACTTATACCGTAACCAGGACTCAGGCCCTGCGTTTGGCTCCGGAAGGTCATGCCTTCTCGATTACCTTAGATTCTTTGAAATCTATATTACATAAAGCGTCGGAAACTGACTTGCAAATTATGGTATTTACCGGTAGTGCAGGATGTATTCAGATCCATACAGGTTTGGTAAAGAAATTAGTAGAAACAGGTCCATGGTTCAATGTATTGGATCCTGATTTTAACCTGCATTTAAGAATGGATGCGATTGATTCGATCTGGTTGGTTAAAAAGCCAACAAAAGACGGTATTGTAACCAGTATTGAAGTTTTTGACCATAAAGGTGAAATCATCGTTCAGTTTTTCGGAAAGCGTAAACCAGGCATTCCAGAAGATGAAAACTGGAGATTTATTGCAAATGAACTGGCTGTAGTCAGCTAAAGAACTATCCCCTTCCTCATTGGGTTGCTTGGGTTTAGGTGTGTTTAAAGCGTCGGATTAGGCCCCGACGCTTTGTTTTTTATGGCTGAGGTGTGCTTACTTGCCGAAATGATTGAACTTTCCGAAAACACCCAATGGCAATTTAATGCCAGAGGTAGCTTGTAAGAACAATTCTCCAGTCTCCAGGTTTTGAACCTGTGGAAAGGAAGTTTTGATCAGGTTTTCTACAATCACAGAAGAGAATCCTAAAGAGTAGGTATTTAAGATTAAGAAGTGTTCTTCTTCATCCAATAGCTGCACTACATCCTGCATCATCTCCTGAATATGGTCTTCCAGTTTCCATTTCTCGCCATTTGGTCCATGACCAAATGCTGGTGGATCTAAGATGATACCATTGTATTTTTTACCGCGTTTCAGTTCTCTTTTTACAAACTTCAAAGCATCTTCTACTACCCAGCGTACATCTTTAAGGTTGGAAAGCTCCTGGTTTTCATTGGCCCAGTTCACTACCTGTTTGATAGAATCTACGTGAGTCGTATCTGCACCTGCTGCTTTCGCGATCAATGATGCTGCACCAGTATAAGCGAAAAGGTTCAATACTTTAGGTACTGGTGTTTTAAACTTCTTCACGCAGGAAGAGATATAATCCCAGTTTACTGCTTGCTCTGGGAATACCCCTACATGTTTGAATGAGGTTAAACCTAAACGAAGGTTGATGTTCACTTCATCGTTTTTATAGTTTACATTCCAGCGATCCGGAAGGTGTGCAGAGGTTTTTGTCCATTCGCCGGTTGTGGCCGAGCGACCTTTGAACCGGATATGGGTTAATTTTTTCCATTCTTGTTCAGACATCATCTTTTTCCATACAGCCTGAGGTTCAGGTCTGCATAAGATCAGGTTTCCAAAGCGTTCTAATTTTTCAAAATCACCACAATCAATCAACTCGTAATCTTTCCAGTGTGTGGGTGTTAACAGGCTTATCATAAAAATATGGGTATTAAAATTTGTCTTTTGCAGCTTTCATAAAGCGGCTGGCAAAAACAAAATCATTTAGTTCTTGAATGTCAGTATGGGCGATCTCTTTATTGGATCCTTCCCAGAATTTTTTTCCTTCGTGTAAGAATAGAATGTAATCTCCAATTCCCATTACGGAGTTCATGTCGTGTGTCACGACCACAGTGGTGGTATTGTATTCTTCGGTCAGCTCTTTAATCAGCTCATCGATCACGATAGATGTTTTTGGATCCAGACCAGAGTTGGGTTCATCCACAAACAAATATTTAGGGTTCATAGCGATTGCTCTTGCGATCCCTACTCTTTTTTTCATACCTCCGGAAAGTTCCGCAGGAAATAAGGCGTTTTTGCCAACCAGATTTACCCTTTCCAGACAGAAGTTTACGCGATCGAGCTTTTCAGAACGTGCCTGGTCTGTGAACATATTTAAAGGGAACATGATGTTCTCTTCCACTGTCATGGAATCAAAAAGTGCGGATCCCTGAAACAGCATGCCGATTTCTTTTCGGATCTCAATCTTTTCCTCAAAGTTCATGGTGGTGAACTCACGTCCATCATATTCTACACTTCCTTTTTCAGGATGGTGTAAGCCTATCATACACTTTAATAAGGTGGTTTTTCCGGAACCGGAACCCCCGATGATCAGGTTGGTTACTCCGGGTTTAAATGTGGCCGAAATCCCTTTTAGAACATCATTGCTGCCGAATGATTTGTAAATATCTTTGATTTCGATCATAGTAATAATTGGGTTACGATGTAATCACAAGCTAAAATAGTAATACAGCTCACTACAACCGCTCTGGTACTTGCCTGAGCGACTTCCAGAGCGCCGCCTTTTACGTAAAAACCTTCATAAGCAGGAACAGATGTAATGATAAAGCCAAATACAAAAGCTTTAACCAGGGCTACTACAATAGTGTAAGGGTTGAAGTCAGTAGTGATACCTTGAATATATTCAGCCGCAGAAACTGCACCTGATAATGTACCACCAATAAATCCACCGCCGATACTCAATACCATCGAGATGATGACCAATAGGGGAACCATCGTAATTCCGGCAAGGATCTTTGGTAAGATCAGGTATCCTGGAGAGTTGATGCCCATAATTTCTAAGGCGTCAATCTGCTCACTTACGCGCATGGTACCAATCTCTGAGGAGATGGCGGAGCCGATTTTTCCGGCCAGTACAATTGCGGTAATCGTTGGGCTAAGTTCCAGAATACTGGAGTCTCTGTTTACAGAACCGATAATGGTTTTAGGGATGAAATCGCTAACCAGCTGAAAGGCGATCTGTAAAGTCATTACTGCACCAATAAAGGTAGAGATGATAGAAATCAGACCGAGTGAGCCTACGCCGATAAAGTCCATTTGTTTGAAAATGGCCTTCATATATATGCTTAACTTCTCCGGCTTTCTGAAAACAGCCTTTAATAAGAGTATGTATCTGCCAAAATTGGTGAAATTCATTTAATGAAAAATTAGCTATGGTAATAATGCAATATTACTACAAAGAAACAACAAAAATTGTTGGGTCATTGCTTTATTTATTAAATAAATATTTCGTTTACTGCTCGTTTAGTGCGAGTTTAAGTGTGATAAGGCCTATATACTATAGGGCATTTTATGTAATATTGCTGACAAATTTATAGGAGATGAACGCTGTAATTACAGGAGCTACCAAAGGAATTGGAAAAGCGATTGCCATTAAACTGGCTGAAAAGGGGTACAATATTGCGATATGTGCAAGGAATGCCGCTGAATTGGAGGCTTTTAGCACTGAATTGACTGCTTTCGGAATTCAGGTATTCAGCTTTGCTGCAGACCTTGGGATTAAAGAAGAGGTTTCTGACTTTTGCAAGGCTGTTAATAAGTGCTTTTCCGAAGTTTCGGTATTGGTCAACAATGCAGGGGTATATTTGCCGGGGGTGCTGCTGGAGGAGGCCGATGATGCCTTTGAGAAACAGTTGAATCTGAACCTCTTGGCACCTTATTATCTTTCTAAATACTTCGGCAAAATCATGTCTGATCAACACTCAGGGCATATTTTTAATATCTGCTCGGTAGCCAGTAAAGAAATCGTGCCAAATGCAGGTAGCTACAGTGTAACTAAATCAGCCTTGCTTAGTCTTAATGATGTATGCCGGGAGGAGTTATCGAAGTATAATGTTAAAGTGACGGCAATTTTGCCAGGTTCCACCTTAACGTCTTCATGGGAAGGGACAGCAATCCCTGCGGAGCGTTTTGTGCAGCCGGAAGATATTGCAAATACAATATACAGTATTTTAAACCTAAGTGCCGGTGTAAATGTTGATGAAGTAACCTTAAAGCCGTTACAGTTTTAAAGAAAAATATAAATAAGAAAAGGAGGATAGAATTATGGAAAAGCGATTATTTAGAAATGAACACGATAAAGTTTTAGCTGGTGTTTCCTCGGGAATTGCGGAGTATATGGAGGTTGATGTAACCATTATCAGACTATTGTTTGTGCTATCGACCATATTTTTGGTGGGTACAGGGGTATTGGTGTACATTGTGATGTGGATTATTGTTCCTGTAAATAATGACCCTACAAAACGGTTCTCCAAATTCAACGACTTTTTTAAAGGACAGCCCAATAATCCTTTTAGTACGCCAGGGAGTTTTTCACAAGCTCCGCCAGCACCAAAACCAGAGCAGCCGGCTTCATCAAGCAGCTGGACTTCATCTACAATAAATGAAGATCCATTTAACTTTGGTGCTAAAGCTGAAGATTTGAATAAAGTATTCCCGAAAACAAATAATGAAACCGGGAGAACAGTAGGGGGCTTGTTCCTGCTGGTGATCGGGATTTACTTCCTGATGAATGAGTTTGATATCATCCCATTCTGGTTTAGCCTGGGTAAATTATGGCCATTGGTATTCGTGGCTATTGGTGCGAGTTTCATCATGAAAGGGAAGAATAAAAATGCCTGGGAAAATTGGAAAGAACAGCAGAGCAGGGGTTTTAATGGAGATGCAGCAGTAAATCCTGAAGCACCTGTAACTCCGGTTAATTCATGGCCTAGTGATTCGGCAGCACCTTCAACACCTGATGCAGGTACGGAAGGAACAGTGCCACCTGTAGACGACAGGTTTACCAAACGTGATCAATTGTAAGGATTTTTCATTTTATAAATTTAGACAGATGAAGACAGATAGAATAATGTGGGGTATCGTGCTGTTGTTTATAGGCGGCGTATTACTTCTGGAGAATTTTCATATTATTGATTTTTACTGGCGCAGTGTGATCCGCTTCTGGCCGATCTTCCTGATCATTGCAGGGGTAAACATCCTTTTTAGCAGGAATAAATCACAGGTTGGCGGGATTGTATCTATAGCCGTTTTAGTAGTCACCTTGTCAATGCTGTTCGTGAAAGGGCAGCAAAGACCAAATGATGGTCGAAATTGGCTGGGAGACGAGTTGAGTGCAGAAATCAATACCGATGAAAATGACAATGATAAAAAATATGAAGAGCTGAACTTCTCTGAGCCTTATACGGATAGTCTGGGTAAAAAGGTAGTGCTGAACATCTCTGGTGGAGGTACTTCTTTTGAACTGAAAGGTGCAACAGATAGCCTGCTGCAGGCACGTGTACAGAAAAAAGCAGGTGAGTTTTCGCTGAGTAAAAGTACGACAGATAGTTCCACCACGGTTACTTTCAAAATGAAAGGTAAAGGATGGAGCATGAATGACGGAGGAAATGATGTAGACTTTCATTTGAATAAAAATCCGGAATGGGACCTGCACATGAATATGGGTGCCGGAGAAGTGGATTTCGATTTTACCGATTATAAAGTGCGTAACTTTAACTTTGATGGTGGTGCTGCGGCATTGGACATTAAATTTGGCAGTCTGCTGCCAATCACTGATGTGAATGTGAAAACAGGGATTGCTGATGTAAAAATTAGTGTGCCAACAGAATCTGGCTGCAGGATAAAAACCAAAACCGGACTTTCAGCAAAGGATTTCACTGGATTTACAAAGCTGAAAGATGGTACTTATGAGACACCAAATTATGCCAGTTCAACCAACAAGATTTTTATTAATCTGGACGGTGGATTGAGTAACTTTGAAGTTAAACGTAATTAGTGCCGGAAATTAAAAGATGGTTTGCCATTTTTATCAATACTATATATATAAAATAATAAAGCATGGAAAAGGGGGGTAGCCCAGAATATACCGTTGTGATCAACGGAAAACCAACGGGGCCGTATGCTTTAGATATGCTGAAAACTTTGTCCATCCTCCCAGGAACATTTGTCAGGAAGCCTGGAATGGACGATTATAAAGAAGCTCAGGAGTTCGCAGAACTTCGTGAGCTTCTTGGTTTTACTTACACCAAGACCGCACCCCAGTATTTTGCTTCTTTTGACCAGCGCCTGCTGGCCAGTGTGATTGATTATTTTTTGATGACCATCGGCTACGCAGTTTTAGTGCTGATCAGCTTTGCTTTTATCTCGGAAAAAACAGAACGCATCGCTGCAATTGTTATCGGCTTGCCGCTGATCCCCATCGCCAAATTCTTCTATGGCAGCATCGCAGAAGCCGGAATTAAACAGGCAACACTCGGAAAGGCCTTGTTGAATATACAGGTGACAGATATCAAAGGAAACCGCATTAGCCTGGAGAAATCCTATGGAAGGAATGCCGCGAAAATTTTGTCGGTGCTTCCCGTTTTCTTTGGCTATCTGTATAGTTTCCTAAATCGGAAACAACAGTGTTTTCATGACCTGATTGCAGACACACTTGTGGTGAAGGATAGACTGATTTAACCAACATAATCTTTATCTTTGCTTCATATTTACATCGTAAGTTGATGTTGGTATCTTAAATTGATGGAAGAAGCAGCTGTTCAAAAAGAGTTAATTGGTGGGTATTGCAATAGTTTAACCCAATATTCTAGGTTTTTAACCCGTGAGGTGAACATCGGTGATGTGCCTATGGGTGGATTAAATCCAATCCGGATACAATCGATGACCACAACAGATACGATGGACACGATTGGTACTGTAGAACAAACCATCCGCATGGTAGAATCTGGCTGTGAATATGTACGTATTACAGCGCCAAGTATCAAAGAAGCGGAAAATCTAGCCAACATCAAGAAAGAACTGCGTTACCGTGGGTACCATGTACCCCTGGTTGCCGATATCCATTTTACACCAAATGCTGCAGAATCTGCAGCAAGGATTGTAGAGAAGGTAAGGGTAAACCCAGGTAATTACGCGGATAAGAAGAAATTTGAAAATATAGAATATACTCAGCAAGCCTATCAGGCAGAACTGGACAGGATCTATAAGAAGTTCATCCCCTTAGTGAAAATCTGTAAAGAGTATGGTACGGCCATGAGGATAGGTACCAATCACGGCTCTTTATCAGATCGGATCATGAGCCATTATGGTGATACCCCAAGAGGAATGGTAGAGTCGGCAATGGAGTTTATCCGCATGTGCGAGGCGCAAAACTATTATAACCTGGTGATTTCGATGAAAGCGAGTAACACGCAGGTGATGGTACAGGCTTACCGCTTACTCGTAGAAACGATGGTGAAAGAAGGGATGAATTATCCTTTACACCTCGGTGTAACTGAGGCCGGAGACGGCGAAGATGGCAGGATTAAATCGGCTGTAGGCATTGGTACTTTGCTGGAAGATGGTTTAGGAGATACAATCCGTGTTTCCCTGACTGAAGATCCTGAATTCGAAGCACCAGTAGCGAAAGCAATGGCTATGCGTTATGA
It contains:
- a CDS encoding ABC transporter ATP-binding protein, with product MIEIKDIYKSFGSNDVLKGISATFKPGVTNLIIGGSGSGKTTLLKCMIGLHHPEKGSVEYDGREFTTMNFEEKIEIRKEIGMLFQGSALFDSMTVEENIMFPLNMFTDQARSEKLDRVNFCLERVNLVGKNALFPAELSGGMKKRVGIARAIAMNPKYLFVDEPNSGLDPKTSIVIDELIKELTEEYNTTTVVVTHDMNSVMGIGDYILFLHEGKKFWEGSNKEIAHTDIQELNDFVFASRFMKAAKDKF
- a CDS encoding FecCD family ABC transporter permease translates to MIKKTGYILLSLTIVLILTMVISSCVGAVPISFSELMSIIAYHTGLSGHQNFESQQAAVFLNLRLPRVMLGVLIGAALGISGAAIQGLFRNPLAEPGLIGISSGATLFAVVMIVLETKIFKQLTGVLGFYALSVAAFIGAALTTMLVYRIAMRNGKTIITTLLLGGIAINALAGAFTGLLTYMATDAQLRNITFWSLGSLGGASWPTVTALLPFVLIPILGLPFLSKSLNALALGEAQAMHMGVNVKVVKILVIGLATMAVGASVAVAGIIAFIGLIIPHILRMMFTADHRLVIPGSALLGAALLTLADLIARTVVAPAELPIGILTAMIGAPVFIYIIITERNKTNP
- a CDS encoding class I SAM-dependent methyltransferase, with the translated sequence MISLLTPTHWKDYELIDCGDFEKLERFGNLILCRPEPQAVWKKMMSEQEWKKLTHIRFKGRSATTGEWTKTSAHLPDRWNVNYKNDEVNINLRLGLTSFKHVGVFPEQAVNWDYISSCVKKFKTPVPKVLNLFAYTGAASLIAKAAGADTTHVDSIKQVVNWANENQELSNLKDVRWVVEDALKFVKRELKRGKKYNGIILDPPAFGHGPNGEKWKLEDHIQEMMQDVVQLLDEEEHFLILNTYSLGFSSVIVENLIKTSFPQVQNLETGELFLQATSGIKLPLGVFGKFNHFGK
- a CDS encoding hemin-degrading factor is translated as MEKTLDLKQQWEAFKVENPKLRIRDAARALGTAEAALIATTVGDTAIRLKDEFPEILQGVEALGKVMALTRNDNCVHERKGVYHKVTFRGSMGLAVNPDIDLRLFMSQWASGFAVNENNRKSLQFFGKDGEAVHKIYLTADSLEPAYEELVAKYTAEDQKTPVAISAAKVPVAELPDAEIEVEVFQKAWLALEDTHDFHGLLKTYTVTRTQALRLAPEGHAFSITLDSLKSILHKASETDLQIMVFTGSAGCIQIHTGLVKKLVETGPWFNVLDPDFNLHLRMDAIDSIWLVKKPTKDGIVTSIEVFDHKGEIIVQFFGKRKPGIPEDENWRFIANELAVVS
- a CDS encoding heme/hemin ABC transporter substrate-binding protein, whose protein sequence is MKYKLIILCCSVWALSACNAGADKKTSDQQLDSVKIVSLNGTISEIVAGLGLEKNIVGTDITSNYPESLKSKPKVGHNRRINAEGVLSLQPNIVIGMAKEMSPQLATQFKAAGIRLILFDQEFTAEGTKKLIHAVADSLQYTAKADSLAKAFETQLAEAQAHVNNTKKPKVLFIYARGTGTMMVGGTGTPVEKVIEMAGGVNAITEFEEYKPLTSEALVKANPDVLLLFDDGLESLGGIPGLLKVQGVAETNAGKNKRIVTMQGEMLTSFGPRLGQAVTSLAEKIK
- a CDS encoding heme ABC transporter ATP-binding protein; this encodes MIKVRELSFKVGNKKLLDNLSFDAHKGELLAILGANGAGKSTLMKLLCKEIRPSSGTISINDKALNDYRLEDLAKTRAVLSQHNTLSVSFQVNELVLMGRYPHFKQKPTEEDFKIVREAMEETGITHLASRDYNTLSGGEQQRVQLARVIAQIYDSPNACLFLDEPTNGLDLLYQQQIMELARKLADRGYCVVCILHDINFASRFADRIMMLKQGKKVAEGLPIEVINCENIHETFSIKVKLMECEGYNCPLVVPATILK
- a CDS encoding MlaE family ABC transporter permease, yielding MNFTNFGRYILLLKAVFRKPEKLSIYMKAIFKQMDFIGVGSLGLISIISTFIGAVMTLQIAFQLVSDFIPKTIIGSVNRDSSILELSPTITAIVLAGKIGSAISSEIGTMRVSEQIDALEIMGINSPGYLILPKILAGITMVPLLVIISMVLSIGGGFIGGTLSGAVSAAEYIQGITTDFNPYTIVVALVKAFVFGFIITSVPAYEGFYVKGGALEVAQASTRAVVVSCITILACDYIVTQLLL
- a CDS encoding HmuY family protein, which produces MKKVFHFLLMISLMATAVSCKKSDPPLPDNTINFEAAKQGLEAAASEAVLKINLARAADAAVAVTVNLQGTGLTYGTEYTTEPAATSNTLTLSIPAGSTSVSFKVKKVANAILNGTETIAFTIGAAGSPAVMGSTVKTELAFSSITSEGSQLTLKGIFGTEAGSSALNSVYVDLSSNSMVNVKRDAWVLGFASGADFRVRLNNTNGTSAIKLAAKTDLNTVTASDVVLDDLAIALGTSESATDHPFVNIDNVYGDVTKDVIANVSATDADNKVYIVNPSGGSHISVLSLDNLLKIRVLRKGTGYTLQYAKLKETTFKTIDLVKDAANNYVFVDFSDVAKVVNVEPAKAKWDLVWTWSIYYGAAGATTYPYGFSDIVFVNNVGGVQAAQVATSTVTFANYKESNIATTTFKADRNVIGSDWRSTSPATGVKSDRFYVIKDGSGNVYKLRFISMGAGDGGKRGEPVIEYVLVKKG
- a CDS encoding SDR family oxidoreductase, which codes for MNAVITGATKGIGKAIAIKLAEKGYNIAICARNAAELEAFSTELTAFGIQVFSFAADLGIKEEVSDFCKAVNKCFSEVSVLVNNAGVYLPGVLLEEADDAFEKQLNLNLLAPYYLSKYFGKIMSDQHSGHIFNICSVASKEIVPNAGSYSVTKSALLSLNDVCREELSKYNVKVTAILPGSTLTSSWEGTAIPAERFVQPEDIANTIYSILNLSAGVNVDEVTLKPLQF
- a CDS encoding PspC domain-containing protein, with translation MEKRLFRNEHDKVLAGVSSGIAEYMEVDVTIIRLLFVLSTIFLVGTGVLVYIVMWIIVPVNNDPTKRFSKFNDFFKGQPNNPFSTPGSFSQAPPAPKPEQPASSSSWTSSTINEDPFNFGAKAEDLNKVFPKTNNETGRTVGGLFLLVIGIYFLMNEFDIIPFWFSLGKLWPLVFVAIGASFIMKGKNKNAWENWKEQQSRGFNGDAAVNPEAPVTPVNSWPSDSAAPSTPDAGTEGTVPPVDDRFTKRDQL